Part of the Cinclus cinclus chromosome 10, bCinCin1.1, whole genome shotgun sequence genome is shown below.
tcccagcaCTGCTATGGGAGGCTCTCTGATCCTTCCATAAATAGTCCTGCAAAGGATAAGCACAAGAACTGAAATTTCCAGCTCTTGAGATAGAAGTTTACCAACACCCTTCTGTCCCCCACCTTCCTGGCCAACATCTGTGTGTTCCACAAAGCACCGCTCATTCACCTCTCTGCTCCCTATCACCACCTTATCACCTACCagcacttttgttttcttactgttttcttACCCAAGCCCCACAAGGCACAACATTTAACTACACCTCACTGCTGCCACGTGGGAGAACTCCCATCCCGGCCCTCCACCTCCAGAGGCTCATTGACACTCTGGGAACCGATTTCACCCACTTGGAAAGGCAGCAAACAGACTTGGTTTTATTGCTGGCTGATATTTTACTGTGTTACGAATTAAGCCAGCtcacagaaaaatgtgaattaaGCCAGCTCACAGAAAAATGTGTGGGGCCAGGACAAGAGAAGGGTGACACACGGTGAGGGATagcaagaaaagaagaaaaataccatcTTTTTTGAATACTGCAAGTGCCCACTGAAGCATTTCACTTGCCTTGAACCGGCAGCCCCAGAGCAGTCATTCCCAAGGCACACAGCAGCAAAAGTGTTCCTGCTTCAGACCAGGCAGAGGGCTCGTGGACCAAAGCCTCGTccatttttccagctgttccacCTGGAGGTCTCATCCCTCCCTACCCCGGTTATATGCTTAGTGACCAGACTgactctggagagggaattTAGCTTTGCTGCGGTTCCTGACAGACTCTCCAAACTGCTCGGCCCCGCCCAAGCCATTACTGCACATTATTACCTCATCCAATTCTCCCCCAGGGAGTGAAAAACACACGTTCCACAGATTAACCTCTGAGATGTACTTTAACATGTCACCGGAACGCATGAAAAAAATGTGCCACAATATGTTTTGGAGCAATTTTAATGCTGTTTCTTAGGAAACAGCTGCACTGCTCCTAAAATTTCAACTTTTTAACTTCCTCACTGGGTCATTCGTTATTTAATGTAGATAAAGCTCAAGATGGGCCGATTTCAGCAAATTGTGACCCCTCTAAATCTGGAGTGACTACACGGCCATTTGGTGTCCTAGCACATCCAATCTTTTGTCAGTTGTTCCAGGAAGCAGTACAGCAGCTGGGATGTACCAAAAACATACAGCTTACATACAATTTCCATTTATTTGGCTACATCTCTGTGGTCTTCAGGGTCTTTTCCAGACTAAATTACTATCTCCTTCAGCCTCAGCCCAGAGAGGGTAGGAAACAGCACAAAGAAGCACCTCGGGATGGTACAAAtcataaaaagcaaaaccaggtAAGGCTGGCCTGCACAAATTTGATTTGGCCCGTTTACAGCAGATAGCAGAACATTGTGGCTCTTCCAACATGCAACAACAAACATTCAGAGCaatcacacaaaaaaaatctcacagaaAATACTTAAGTCTTACAATACTTCTTCCCATTATTAAATCACTGCACTTGCTGTTAACTTCCCCCCCTTGTTTACAAAGACATTTTAACTCTGCAATCTAAACCcagaatgtttatttttaaacctgCTGGTATCTAGCTGCAAATAACTTTCTGCAAATAGACACGCCTAGAGGGGACACAGATTGATTCTCTGAtccaataaaaaaatacaaaaataaaaaaaaaaaaaagagacaaagaaaTGCCAAGTGTCCAAACCTGGGCCTGCTGGAAGGCCTTGAGCCGCCTCTTGAATCGAGATGGAAGAACAAAGTCACAGCCCTTGGCAAGGAAAGCTAGCTCCCCTCCCAGATCTGGGTCCCTCCGCAGAGAACTCTCCTTGATCATCATCCTGGGCAGCTCCTAAGCAGATGTTGACCTTTCCAGAAGGGGCACGGGCACTCTGTAGGAGACCACGTCAAGACCAGCACGTTGCTTTctcagttttgattttttacaGGCAAAAAATGACAAATGGCTTCAACATATTATGTCTTCTCTCTCTTCACAAGGACAACATCTATCAGTTTTATCTCACTCCTGAAGCCAGAGCTCCCTATTTTAACCAATACTCAAAGTGTCTTTCAGTACCATCAGGATCTTCTGCCTTCTTGTAATACTTTAATTAAGAAACATGATCTACAAGTGAATCTATTTCCCTGCTGGCTACATGACAGACAATCTGTCCTTGGCTTGTAATAGGCCAGGGGTGACATGAGAAAGGAAGCACCCACCACCACTACCAAGAGCTCTAAAATTAGATGCCCTGCAGAAGTGGCTAAATATACCATCTTCCTCAATAGTTCCCACTTTGTGTGCTCCAGGGCTGAGACCTGAGGGGCACCCCTGGGTGAGTCAGGCTCAGCTAGAGTTAAaccaggctcagccctgcctgtgggATAGCAGTGGTTTGAGGTCCCTGCTGCTGAGGTGAtgaagcagaggagcagcattAGTTCCCACTCTTGACTGAAGGctgtaattttcaaaaaatatcattttttccttcttgctggaaAAGGCAAATCATGTAGCGCCTTTAATGCCAAGCAAGCACATAAGAATGATCTTGGATAATAAGCTCAGTCATTCCCAAGCAGCTCTTAAGAAAACAGTTTCCTAAAGACATCAAAATGCATCATTCTTATTATTCACTTTCCCCATAACTCTCTCAGGGCAAAGGCATAGCAATTCTCAGGGGACAGTAGTCTATTCTTCTCTGCACAACTTGGAACAAGCAGACTTCAAACTCTTGCTCTAACTTTGTCTAGGCTTGTTAGAATTGTGTTCTCCCTCTTTTATCATGAGAATGGTGCTGAACAAGGGCCTAAATCCAATTCTTCCCACACAAAAGAGTCCTATGGAGTGCTTCCCCTACTTGACTGTAAAACTGTGAGCCGCTCTGCCAGGATGTTGTCTGAGTTCagtaacacagaaaaacacCCAATTTCAAGCTAGTAGGGGCTTGCTCTCATCAAGGTATTGCATTTGAAATGCAGAGATCTCAGTGAGCCTCACAACAGAAAGCTTTTATTGGACATGTGCCTCTGATGTCTTCTCCTGGGTTCCTGTAGAAAGCCCCAAGTTAACATGAAGCCCAAAGGAGTACAAAGCCTAACAGAGTAGCACAAAGTGGATGGGAATGAAAAAATAAcctccaaaaagaaaaaggcaggcAGGAATGTTTGAAGTGGAACTGCCACCAAATAAAGGATGCACAGCCCCAGATGCAACACATTTGGaacaaatttgatttttcttactctaacaattttttttataaacatgAAGGCAATACCTAAAGAGCCCATGAGGCTGCAGTGTACTGGGAGTGCTTCAGATCTCATGCAGCAGCATGTCAGGAGGTGATTTATTGTAAATCATCTGCGGCAAGTGAAGAATTACTTCATGTTCTGCttacagcctgcagaggaaatgAAGCCTAAGGAACCTCTCTGACCTCCAGCTGCATCCAGACCAGCCACAGAGACCTTTGACAGACGTATGCATTAAAGAGACACACTAATCTGCAGCCACTAGGTCCTACTTTaaaaaaccagcacagccaAGTACTTTTCATGCTCAAATTAACGAGTCACAAAGGATCTCAGAAGTTTGGGAAGTTTTCacaaataaactgaaaaaaggCAAGTAATCCAGACAAAAGGCTCACTGTGTCTGTATTTCGATGTTTTGGAACAGCAGGTTTCTAGCATGCTACTTCCTATCCTCAAAACACACAAGGTGGGTATAAATAAAGATATAAATATACAGTACTATGAGAAAATGACAGTAAGAGAACCTTGTTTCAACAGCTTCAAAGTCAACTGGACAAAACccacagcagaaaaatctgGTCCCAACAGCAAGACCAACTGCACAAACCACAAACCCAGAAATCCCTCCTTGCTGTAGTTAACCCAGGTTAAAGGTGGGAGATGCCAGATTGCCTCTGTTAGTTGCCTTTCATTCTGAGATACTTCAGATTCACTTTatacttgtttttatttcagtaactgttaccaacagaaaataaagcccGCAGTTATTCACTTCTTGTGTTGAGAAGTAATGAATTATTGATGTTTGAAGGAGTGCAGATTGCGTGTATAGCTTAAATGGCAGATATTATCAATATCCtatcaaaacaatttttaacaTATGTAAGATGAAAGTTGATTTTCCAGAGagttttatattatattttagaCACATTTCGAGAATATACAATTATTTCAGAACAAAGTTAAAGTTAATGTGACATTATAGAAGCCACTTGTTACAATTAATCACCCACAATTCACAATTAACTACAAGATCCTTGATAAGAATATCATTACATTTGCAAAACAAAGACCAGCACAAAAGTATGAGGGGGCAGAATGACGAAGTTGCAAGGTCAACATTGACATTCTGCAATTCAGAAACAGTTAATTCTGCTCAGAGCCTTCTCAGGGCCCCCTGATTTAAGCACAGAACACAGACATTTTGatacaaaaaaagcaaagtgtGTGGCCTTGAGATGGTGTTTCAGGGCACAGGGAGTTATAAACCTTCTGAGAATCCTAGAAACTCCCACCCCATCAGTCATTCAGGAGAGGCAGGATTAGACAAATCCTATCTAGAGCTTATCCAGAGGAAATGTGGAAACAGAACAGCCTCTGGATACTTCACTCAAGACTCCACACCTGAGATACAGCATGGCTATAAAGGTGGTCTTCTCAACCCCACAAACCCTCCGGTCCCAGATCCATGCCCCTGGCCAGAAATGGTTGGATCACTCATCTGACCTCAGTCTGAGTTATTCCAATTACTAAGatggcagaaaacaaaaatgttaattaGGTTTAACTTATATACAAGCACCATAGTCAGTATGAAGAAGGTTCAGAACCATACAATAGGAAGTagaggcagggaggagagagaaatgggaagcagaaatactttttttggcTCACTACAACACAAGTAATCCTTTTGAGGAGATACCCAAAGGGAGGGACAAAAACCAAAAGGGTCTCTTTTTATCAAAGCCTGGACCTGACCGCTGTTCccaaaattattaataaactttattcaacagctcttaAAATACAACACATGAGCGGAACATGCAGTAGAGCCCTGCACCACTCACACGGCTCTGAAAACAGAAGGATCACATTGCTTACAGTTTTTCCAGGGTTCTTTCACTAGAGCAACACTCCAAGCATAGCTGAATTTACTTTGTCAAATCAGCCAACCTTTACAGGTGGCAGACGAAGGACACAGAGAGGTTACGGTCAAAAACATTCCACCACTGACTTCTCCAAGGACTTTGCATACATATGACAATTTACTCAAAAGTAGCAGTCTTTACTTTCCAACACACCCCAACATTCAGCATTTCTGTGGGTCAGCTCAGAGCATCCCAACAGCCCCATCTCCACCTTCCTCATTGCTTACAGGTCCCAGTTTCCCCCAGTTCCCTCAAACCTGCTGGTCCATCCAGGATCCTTACAGCCCTCCTCACTACAGACAAAAATACAGATAAGTACTAGGGGGCTTGCTGACCTCTAAAAGGCAACTGCATTGTTCTCACGGAACTATATTTTTCCAAACCAACATACTAACAAATCAGGCTTAAGACAGACACAGAGAACAGGAAATCCCAAAACAAATAGTTAGGAGGTTTAGAGATAAGCAACGGAAAATGGCATCTCAGAATGGGAAATGTTGGACAGTCTACAAGTATGCAATGCTTCCTGGCCTGCCCAAAAGAAGTGTGATGCCCTTATTATGTGCTCTGAAAAATTGATGGACTTCTTGAGTATTCATTTCCTAGTTTCtaaatatttggattttgaAGATGGAGAGGTAAGTAATCCTATTGTTCTCTGTGGAGGAGCATAATTTGCTTTATGATAAAGAGGAAGTCTGTTGCTGATATAAGTTAGCACAGATTTAACATGGATAGGCCAGTTTAGCCAGAGAACAGCCTGATCTGATGGactctccctctcctttttcaTTGCTTAGCAATTGAGGGTTATTAAATCTGTCACAACCTTCACAGATGAAAGGTGTGCTGTGTTTTCATCACTCCCAGAGCTCTGGGGTTCCTGCATGTGTGCCCAGCTATTTGATAACAGCTTTATGAGCCTTaagaaaatacaacaaatacTATGCAGAATTGAGGCACACATGCAGTCTTGAGTGAGAATCCACATGCAGCTTCAATAACATTCAGAGTGATCCAGGAATATGGATGTATTCCCTAGATACTACACCTAGCAAGGAACATATCTGTGCCACAAATAACAGCAAACCTCAGGGCAAGTGCAGAGCTAGCAGCCCACTGCTGAGGGAACCAGCTGCCTCCacatcctcttcctccccagAAAGCTCTTCTCTCCCATGGTCTTTGGTTCTGGGCATCTGCACAAGGCAAGGGTCGTGTGACTGCatggaggagcagagctctggtaGCTGTGGAGCACATGTCCATAGAAGGCAGGCTGGGAGCAAACTAACACACAGCTAGGTGGGATCAGGGGAACACAACCTGCTAAGGCATCACACTCAGAAGCCACTTGGCAGCATAAATGCACCGCATTTTCAAGCATTACATAAAACCTGCCATAAAGCTAGTGTCACaatcaaacacatttttctttgaacTCCCAAGTGAGaaaattttgtaaaataatgTACAAGGCAAGATTACAAGGGATTACTTTGGAGATTTTGGAGCAGTTTAATTCTATACTCTCtgaggaaaatattctttcccTTGCTGGAAATATCAGAATACCATTTTCTGTAAGCAAAGTTGCCCAGAGCAACAACAGAAACTCTTGGAGAGCCTGGTCTAAAAGGATCTCAGCACCATTGTGTAGGGTAACACACAACCCACACACCCTTTTTAAAGAACTGCATCAAATTTTGGGCAAAAGTGGCCAGTTTTGAAAACATGCACATTAAGGTCCAGCTTAAGAAGAAGCTGTGAAAGTTCACTAACAACCTGGGCACTTTTTCAGTACCTATGTGGAAGGGGGATTTTGGAAATTGAAGTCCTCTCTACTGCTACTGCTACTTGGAAGTATGGCAACAAGTTTTCTTGAAATTTAGCAGCTGTTACCAAACAAAAAGCACTGAGTGCTCAACAGACAGCCCCGGCTTCCCTCTAAAGCTGGCTCCAGTCAAGACCCCTTTTCCTGAAAAAGCCTACTCCACATCTGAGATACAAGCAATGCAGACTCCACTTCCatgcactggggacagggaaagcAAAACTAAATCCTCTGAGATTCTGTCCTTTGTGCCATGGAGGATCAGTCTCTTTAGGAACCGGTGATAAGGAGGACGGaaaggctgctcagagctggcaaAGGGAGAGGTGGAAAAATCCGTTTTCATTGAACTGCTGAGAGGTAGTCCAATACTTGGTCCCAGAAAcaaagtaattatttatttattaaagtaATTATTACTACACCCTATTATAAGGGACCTGTTTAAACCACAAGCAAACAGTCTACAGGAGCACCAGCAGGAAAGGATTGAGCTCAATGGTGAAACTCCATGTCAGAACCTATCTTATTTTCTCAtgagtttgtttccttttttttttgtatttaaataaaggCTACATTTCTGCCAGGTTGAACACATTATTCCCCACTGCAGCATTCAAAGCACAATGCATCACTTACATGTAATTCCCTCCCAACTCCCTACATTTTCCCATGTTTGTTTTACTCACTATCCCATCAAAAGTTCAGTTCTCTTACCTTTATTACTTCTGGGGCCTGCTGAATTGAAGCTGGAACAGAGTCTCTGGAGGCAGCCCCAACGTGGCTTTTCTGCCCTGCAAGCAGGGACTGTGAAGGAGTTGCTAAAGTTTCCTGGAGAATTTGCATCACTTCCCTCTCCTTGGACAAACTTCCCTTGCCTGTCTGGAATTCCACCAGCTCCTGGGCAAAGTCCTCAATGCTTCCCAGGATACGCAGTAAAAGGGCTTTGTCATCCTCTTCCATTTTATGACCATTGGTCTCCATGATTTTTGACAAAGAAGAAGGAGGATCAGCAGGTTTACTTTTGGGTTCAAGAGCCAGAGGTGGAGGCTGCCTACCCTGCCTGCCAGACACCTGCAGCGAGGCAGGTTCACCCTCCTTCCGAGAGGGTTCCCTCAGAGTACTCTCCATTTTCTGTGAGAAGCACTCCAAGTCCAGCAGCAGTTTGTCTATCTCCTCCTTATCCACCCTACTGCATGTCTGGGCTCCTTTGGGGACAGCAGCTTGGGCACCACACAACACAGGATCTGACACTGGTTTTAAAGGAGCAGTTTTCTcaggagcatctcctgccctgGCCTGCTCTGCTTTAGCATCAGCAGGAAGGTCTGAACCAGCAGCTCGCTGGTGGCTGcactccagcccctgccagccccccttctgctctgccttcttctctgtccctgctgctctgtccccatcAGACTCCTCCTCGATGTACAGCGCCTCGGTGGCAGACGTGCAGTCACAGGGGCTCGGGGCTGGTGACTGAGGTAGAGCATCTTTCACAGCTCTCACAGTGCTCTCTGGAGGGACACTGGGCAGGGAGTTGGAGGTGAAGCTCACAGTACCTGTCTGGATGGACTGGGAGGTGCTTGTCACCTCACCCTGACCTGGTGGAACGAGAGGAACTACATTTGAGGATGGCAGCTGAATGATATCTTCATACCTGggtggctgctccaggggaaAGGGAATCTGCTGCAAGCCGTGGAAACAGTTCATCAGCTCTGCCCAGTCACTTGCTTCCCTCTGCCCTGTCTTCAGCTCAAAGGGCAGCTTTTTCAGGTAGGAAGAAAATCTTGTCATCAGATTCATGTATATCATCTCTGAATTGGCCAGGGGATCACTGCTGTTCCCTCCACCAATTACATCTGCAGACTTCTTCTTGATGCAGTGTTTGATTATATCTGTGCACTTTTTCAGATCTTCTGAGCACTTGAGCAAGATGTCCAGGCACACCTTAATATCCCCACCAGAAGAACCATCTAGCTTGTGTTTTTCTAAAATCTGGGTAATAAAGTTTTCTTCAGGGAAGGAGTGAGGGCAGAAGGGAACCATAGGATTCACGGTGACTTCTGGAGCATCATTGCTCTCCTGCCATTTATCCACAGGTGAGGGACTCTGCAAAAAGCCACATGGAGGGCAGTTCTCATCATTGTTAAAGTGCCCATAAATCAAGTCAAAATCAAAGGATCGTCTGCTGAAAGATTCTGACCgaaccttccttccttttctgtaAGCCACATGACTGGAAGAGTTTTTGAGCTTTTCAAAGGAGAATTCCTTTATTTTACCACTGGCAAGGTTTATTGCCTCACCAGTAATATCTTTTAAACTGCTGGAAGCTTGCACTGAAGACCCCTTCTTGATTCTTGGATTATTTGGAAGGATTTGGTGATAGTCCTCATTTCCAGCCAAGGCAAGACCATTCTCAGGAACAGGAATTTTATGGTCCAGGTTGGCATCTTGGACACTGAGCTCTGCACAGACACTGTGGTGTGCAACTATGCAGGTGAGTCCCTGTTtgaggagctggcaggagccTGTGCAGTAGTGCACAgtgtgctgggaatgctgctcgACCACCACGCTGCTGTAGCAGTTCACTGACGTCACCATCAGCCTGTACGTCGCTGCCATAGCACAGACCACACTGGGAAGGGAGGCTGCAAAACTAACCATGAACTTCACAGGGAAAAGCTCACTTTTCACAGCAATGCCAGATTGGATTAAAACATTCAAATGTCAATTGGAAACATCCAAATTGTGTGAGGAGCTACTGCCTTGGAAGAAGTCTGGAGTGCTTTCAGCAGTACAGTTACAACAACCAGTGCAACTTGCATATGGTTTAACTTAAGGCACCTCAATGCTTATATTCCATGCAGAAATCCTTGCTCAGGAGAGGTTCAGCATGAGCTGTTCCATTTCCAATGGTCCAGACAGCTTCTCCAGCAGACACCATAaaatccagccagttcttagGCAAAAGTGACAAGTCAACAATTTCTGTTTGaccctttttctctctttttgggTGGGTCGTAAAAGGTAGATAATCTAGTAGCATgtacaaacaaaaaatctgCAGTGTGCTTGGGAGATTCCTCTCTCACACTGGTGACACAGGTCCCTGCAATAGAAATAAAGGTGACAGTCATTATGAATGCCATGTATTATGCCTTGTCTACTACTGAACATCTGGCACCAGACAGAACAACCAGCACACAGGCCTGCACAGAACAGAGCATGCTGATAGTCTTCTTTCACTCAGATCTACCATATAAGAGCAGTGTTGAGGAGCTGGCCTATATTTATACACAGGCTGTCTGTGTGCTGCCATTTTAACAGCTCTATTTTAGCcactcattaatttttttcagacttgcttttttccctccccagacTGAGCAAAACATTACCTTTAATTCAAATAGAGCAAAACATTTTGATCCTGTTGTgaatttctgccttttgttttccaAGGCTCTAAAGATAAGGCAAAGGGCAGTagaaaaaaagcactttaaGGATTTCCAAGCTCTCTAGATTAtaaaaagctgcaaaaagcCTGCAGCTAAGTAGCTGAATGCCTCTAAGAATGCACAGTCTTTAGTAAAGGCCACACTGGCTTCCATTAGCCTTTCACCAAGGTCTCTGGGAACATAGCAATATATTTTAAGGAGGAATAACTGTTTCTCTTACAACCCATAAACAGCAGCATATTTAATACAAGTCCACTGCTGTAGACATGGAGGATAGTAACATTTGTATAAAGGTTAAGCCTATGAAAACCAAGAATTGAGTGTTTTACACTTAGCACATTAGCATTTCCTATTATCATGGTCAGAAttgcaccagaaaaaaaaaaaacaactcaaaagCTGTTTAACTttgttatgaaaaaaaaagcagatctCAGGTTTAAGGGTCTTGAATTTTAGACATAGCCTCATCTTTCTTTAATACATGAACAATCAAATGAAAACACCCCAGTGAAATTCTGAGCACCCTCTATTCCTATACAAACAGAAACctatttaataaaacattattatatcacacAGCTAAGTCACTCCACAGCAAGGGTTTATCTTGTTTCTTCAAAGGCAAATATCCAGCA
Proteins encoded:
- the PPP2R3A gene encoding serine/threonine-protein phosphatase 2A regulatory subunit B'' subunit alpha → MAATYRLMVTSVNCYSSVVVEQHSQHTVHYCTGSCQLLKQGLTCIVAHHSVCAELSVQDANLDHKIPVPENGLALAGNEDYHQILPNNPRIKKGSSVQASSSLKDITGEAINLASGKIKEFSFEKLKNSSSHVAYRKGRKVRSESFSRRSFDFDLIYGHFNNDENCPPCGFLQSPSPVDKWQESNDAPEVTVNPMVPFCPHSFPEENFITQILEKHKLDGSSGGDIKVCLDILLKCSEDLKKCTDIIKHCIKKKSADVIGGGNSSDPLANSEMIYMNLMTRFSSYLKKLPFELKTGQREASDWAELMNCFHGLQQIPFPLEQPPRYEDIIQLPSSNVVPLVPPGQGEVTSTSQSIQTGTVSFTSNSLPSVPPESTVRAVKDALPQSPAPSPCDCTSATEALYIEEESDGDRAAGTEKKAEQKGGWQGLECSHQRAAGSDLPADAKAEQARAGDAPEKTAPLKPVSDPVLCGAQAAVPKGAQTCSRVDKEEIDKLLLDLECFSQKMESTLREPSRKEGEPASLQVSGRQGRQPPPLALEPKSKPADPPSSLSKIMETNGHKMEEDDKALLLRILGSIEDFAQELVEFQTGKGSLSKEREVMQILQETLATPSQSLLAGQKSHVGAASRDSVPASIQQAPEVIKVQSKQEKKAGTSFPAPLQPAVSTCTPLPVNKATSSTPVPINIPRFYFPKGLPNVCINHEEIIARIEEAFIEFEDKKANICEMGKIAKICGCPLYWKAPLFSASGGERTGCVSVHSFVSMWRKILRNCHDDASRFTSLLAKPGCDCLQQEDFIPLLQDVVETHPGLTFLKDAPEFHSRYITTVIQRIFYTVNRSWSGKITLTELRKSNFLQTLALLEEEDDINQITDYFSYEHFYVIYCKFWELDTDHDLYISQKDLARYSDQALSNRIIERIFSGAVVRGTEVQKEGRMSYADFVWLLISEEDKRSATSIEYWFRCMDLDGDGVLSMYELEYFYEEQCERMEVMGIEPLPFQDLLCQMLDLVKPEREGRVTLRDLKRCRMAHVFFNTFFNLEKYLDNEQRDPFAVQKDTDSDSPEPSDWDRYAAEEYEILVAEESGNEQLQEGSCEEDYDTEEVLPPPETGEKSDKLVISDL